The DNA sequence AGATCACCTGATTGAGCATCACCGCCATGCGTTTGCCGTTGTACTGGATGCGGTTAAGGTCGTCGTCACGCCGACTGCGGTTGACACTGCCGCTGGCGTTGAGCTGCGGCAACAGTTGCCCCAAGGCTGCACGCTCGTTGCCCTCACCGCTACGGATCAGGGCTTGAGCGCGCAAGATGCGCGGATCAGCACCCTGCGCTTCCTGATGCAATTGCCACAGGTCTATGTAAGAAACCGCGGCCCCGTTGCCAGCGAGGACGCCAAGGGGCAAGACGGCCAGGCATATCGCGATCAGGGACTTCATGTCAGTCCTCGATCATCGAGCGGGCGAAAGCATTGCTGGCAGGCTGCATCAAGTATTGCAACAGCGTCCGCTCCCCCGTATTGATCAGTACTTCGACCGGCATCCCCGGCACCAGGGTGAGATTACCCAGCGCCTGACGTCCTTTGTCCGTCAGGGCTACGCGTGCCAGGTAATAAGCGGTGCCGGTGTCCTTGTTGGTCAGGCGATCAGCGGATATCTGCACCAACTGCCCTTCGATGACTGGTGTGGTGCTGCTCTTGAACGCACTGAAGCGAATGTGCGCCAGCTTGCCCAGGGCAATGCGATCGATGTCCATCGGCGAAACCTGTGCTTCGACGATCAGCTCCTCGTTGGCGGGGACGATGTCCAACAGTGCGGTGCCTGGGCTGACCACTCCGCCCGGTGTGTGCAGGGTCATGCCCATGACCATGCCCGACTCGGGCGCCAGGATATCGGTGCGTTGGTCGCGGTCCTGCAGGGTCGCCAGTCGCTCGCGCAACTCATAAACCTTGCTCCGCGCATCGCCCAGCAGACCGGCGACCTCGGTGGCAAAGGTCTTTTTCAGCTGCAGTATTTTCAACTGCGCCTCGTCGATATGGACTCGCGCTCGGGCGATCTCGGATTGACTTTCGGCTATTTCGGCCTGCAGGCGAGAAAGACTGCGCTCCTGCTCGCGCAGGCGCTGCTTGTCCACGTAGCCATCGGCCAACAGTGCGCGCAAATCGACAATCTCTTCTTCATAGGACGCCGCCAGTGTTTGCTTGCTGGCGATGACGGCCTTGAGTCCGCGAATCTGCTCCTCGATCTGTCCGATGGACTTCTCTTGCAAGCCGATTTCACCCAGCAACGAGGTCCGTCGGGTCTGGAAGATTCGCGCTTCACTGTCACGGGCCTCCCGTACTCGAGGGTCAGCCGAGTCAAGAGTCGACTCAGGTACTGGCTCGGGCAGCGAGTCACGTTCAGCCACCAACCGGGCCTGCAGTTCGAGGGCGGCGATCAACTGGCTGCGCATGGCTTCCATTTCCGAGCGCGCCTGGGTGTTATCGAGCACCAGCAACACATCGCCGGCCTTCACCTGGTCACCGTCATGCACGCGCAGTTCACGCACGATGCCGCCTTCAAGGTGTTGAACAGTCTTGCGGTAGCTTTTGACCGTGACCACGCCCGGCGCGAGGGCCGCACTGTCGAGCGGCGCCAGGGTAGCCCAGCCACCGAACAGGCCAAAGGTGACCAACAGCATGAGATAACCGATGCGACGTATCGGTGCGTCATCGATGGGTAGCGCGGACGTATCGGCGGATGAGGACTGAGTGTTTTGCATAAAATTACTCACCCGTCTTACCGTTGAATCGCGGTAGCCGGCTGGACTGCGGGCGCGGCGCCCTGCAGTCGTGCCAGGACCTTGTCGCGCGGCCCGAACAGGCTCAGCTCGCCATGATTGAGAACCAGCAGTTTATCCACCTGCGCCAATACCCCGGAGCGATGGGTAATGACAAACACCGTAGCGCGGCTCTGTCTGAGTTTTTGCAGCGCCTCGGCGAGCATTTTTTCTCCGGCGTCATCCAGGTTGGAGTTCGGTTCATCGAGCACCACCAGCCGCGGCTCGCCGTACAAGGCGCGGGCCAGGCCGATGCGTTGCCGCTGGCCGCCGGACAAGCCACCGCCATTGGCGCCGATCACGGTGTCGTAGCCATCGGGCAGTTGCAGCACCAGCTCGTGTACGCCGGCCATGCGCGCGGCGGCAACCACCGCCGGGGCGTTCACGGGGCCGAAGCGCGAGATGTTCTGGCTGATGGTGCCCTCGAACAGCTCGATGTCCTGCGGCAAATAACCGATGTACTGGCCCAGCTCGTCCCGACGCCATTGACTGATGTCCGCACCGTCCAGGCGTACGGTACCGGCCAGGCTTGGCCAGATCCCCAGCAATGCCCTAGCCAGGGTCGACTTTCCGGCGCCGCTGGAACCAATGATGCCCACCGTCTCACCGGCCAGCAGTTGAAAGCTCACTCCACGAATAATCGGCTTGCGGCTATCCGGAGCCCCCACCGAAAGGCCCTCGACACGGATCGCCCCCTCAGGTGCCGGCAACGACATGCGCTCAGGCTCGGCGGCAATCTTGACTAACAATTCGTGCAGCCGGGCATATTGCGAGCGGGCGCCAAGAAAGCCTTTCCACACGCCGATCAACTGATCGATGGGCGCTAGCGCACGGCCCAACAAAATAGAGCCGGCAATCATCAGTCCGGGGGAAATTTCATGATTGATCGTCAAGTAGGCACCCAGGCCCAACACCAGCGACTGGACGATCTGGCGGAACGTCCGGGACACCGCCGAAATGCTCGTGGCGCGGTCGCTGGCCAGGCTTTGCAGGGTCAGGACCTTGTGGGTTTGCCCGCTCCAGCGCTGGCGCAGACTCGCCAGCATGCCCATGGATTCAACCACTTCGGCGTTACGCAGGCTCTTATTGGTGAAGGCGGTAGCAGCCATCTGCTCACGGTTGGCAGCCTGCAACGGTGCCTGCGTGAGCTTTTCGTTGACGAAGGCCAGCGTCCCCAGCAACACCGCACTCAATACCCCCATCCAGCCGAACCAAGGGTGAAAAACGAACATGACGGCCAGGTAGATCGGAATCCAGGGCGTATCAAAAAACGCAAACAGGCCGTTGCCGGTCAGGAATTGGCGCAACCCATTCAGGTCGCTCAATGGCTGCGCCGTGGCGTTCATGCCACAGGAATTGAGCGCTTGCTTGAAACTGGCGTCGAACAGGCGTTGGCCCAACAGCGTGTCCAGGCGCGTACTGATGCGCACCATCATCCTCGAACGGACCCACTCCAGGCCACCCATCGTGAGCATCAACAGCAACATGATCAGCGTCAACATCAACAACGTCGACAGGCTGGCGCTTGCAACAGCGCGGTCATACACCTGCAACATGTAGAACGACGGGACCAGCATCAGCAAGTTGACGAAAAAACTGAAAAAGCCAACGCAAAGAAAACTGCCTTTGCAGGCGGCAAGGGCGCTTTGCAGTTCAGTCCGGGGATGGGATGACATGGTTCATTACCTGAGTCCGCTTATGTAAAACCTGCCAAAAAACGTAGTGGATACAGGTACACGAAGGCTTTGAGTGCTTTAGCGGAGCGCCATTGGAGCGTCTGCGCAATGGGGCTACCGCGTTGTATCGGCGTGCTCGCGGGAATCTTGAGGGGATCAGGCGATGAGGACTTGCGGTCCTGTGGCGAGGGGATTCATCCCCCCGCCACACCTCTAACTGACCGGCATCAACGTGGGCTCAAGGCGCCCAGCGCCGAAACAGCACACTGGCGTTGACCCCTCCGAATCCAAACCCATTGGAGAGCGCGTGGGTGATCGGCATCTTCCGGGCGTTCAAAGCGACCAGGTCGAGCCCATCGGCCGCTTCATCGGGATGAACCAGGTTCAGGGTCGGCGGCACGACCTGGTCACGCAGCGCCAATACCGTAAAGACGGCTTCAATGCCTCCGGCCGCGCCCAGCAGGTGGCCGGTAGCGGATTTGGTCGAGGTGATCGCCACGCCGGAGCCCGTGCCGAACACCGCGCGAATGGCGGCCAGCTCCCCGCTGTCGCCGACTTGGGTGGAGGTCGCGTGGGCATTGATGTGCTGCACATCGGCAGGGCTGACAGCGGCCTGGCGCAGCGCTTGCTCCATAGCGCGCCGTGCGCCGTTGCCGTCTTCCGGACCCGCCGTCAGGTGGTAGGCATCGGCACTGGTGCCATAGCCGACCAGTTCCGCCAGGGGCTTGGCCCCACGCGCCAGTGCGTGTTCCAGCGATTCGATCACCAGCACCCCGGCGCCCTCGGCCATGACGAAGCCGTCGCGATCACGGTCGAAGGGGCGCGAGGCCTCCTGCGGGCGCTCGGCAAATCCCGTGGACAGCGCGCGAGCCGCCGCAAAACACCCCAGGGTCACGCGATCGATCGCCGCTTCGGTGCCACCGCACAAGGCGATATCCGCCTCACCGCTCCTGATCAGCCTGGCCGCATCGCCGATCGCCTGGACCCCAGCCGCGCAGGCCGTTACCGGCGCACCGAGCGGTCCCTTGAAACCGTGACGAATGGAGACGTGCCCCGCCGCCATGTTGGCGAGAAAGGCCGGCGCAGTGAACGGCGACAAGCGGCGTGGGCCACGGGTGTCGGTGGTGCGTACCGCATCGGCTATCGCGCCAAAGCCACCCACGCCCGACGCAATGATCGTGGCGGTCCGCTCCTGGTCGGCCGCTTCAGTCGGATGCCAGTCGGCCTGTGCCAGGGCTTCGTCGGCAGCGACCAAGGCGAACTCGATGAAACGATCCATTTTCTTGCGATCCTTCACCGGGATGACGCGCTCGGGGTCGTAACCGGCGCTGGCGTCTTCCTCCAACGACGGTACCTGGCCGCCCACGGCCACCCCGGTACCCTCGGTGACATCGGCGGGCAGGATACGAATGCCCGAGCGTCCGGCCAACAACCGTTGCCATACCTCTTCTACGCCGCAGCCCAGGGGCCCGACAATGCCGACGCCCGTGACGACGATTCGCTTTTGACCTTCGGGAGTACTCATAAGAACCTCTTCATTTTTCAGTCGACGCTCACTGCAAGCCACAAGCGATCACTCGCTTAAGCCAGCTGTACTGTTTCAATTTGAGTAGGCTGGCCGGGACGAATCTTGAACCAGATGGAATACATCGCCGGCAGGAACACCAGCGTCATGAGGGTGCCGACGAACGTACCGCCGATCAGCGTGTAGGCCAGCGTTCCCCAGAACACCGAATGCGTCAGGGGAATGAACGCCAGGATCGCCGCCAGCGCCGTCAACAGCACGGGACGAGCCCGCTGCACCGTGGCTTCGATGACCGCATTGAACGGATCCAGCCCTTCTTGCGCGTTGTGATGGATCTGTCCGATCAGAATCAGCGTATTGCGCATCAAAATACCCGACAGCGCGATCAGCCCGACCAGGGCGTTGATGCCAAACGGCTGGTGGAAGATGAGCAGCATTGGTACCACGCCAATCAGTCCCAGGGGCGCGGTGAAGAACACCATGATCATCGCCGAGATCGAGCGCACCTGGACAATGATGATCAGCAGCGTCAGCGCCACCATGATCGGCAATAGGGGCAAGATCGCCTGACCGGCCTTGCCCGATTCCTCGATGGCCCCTGCCTGCTCGATCCGGTAGCCGTCAGGGAGCGTGTCGATGATCGGCTGCAATTGTTTGATCATCGCGCCCGAGACGTCCGGTGGCTGCAAGCCTTCGGCAATGTCGCCACGCACGGTAATGGTCGGCGTACGATCACGCCGCCGAAGGATCGGATCCTCCATGCGTACATCCACCTCGCCGACCTGGGACAGCGGGATACGCTGCCCGGCGGCCCCCACCAGCGTAAAGCCTTCGATCCGGGCGGGGTCGAGGCGGATGTCACCGGAGGCGCGACCGACCACCTGCACCGAACGGATGTCCTCACGAACCGCCGTGATCGGCACCCCGGCCAGCAGGAACTGCAGTTGCTGGGCAATGGCGCTGGATGTCAGTCCAACTGCCTGCAGGCGATCCTGATCCAGGTTGAAATGCAGCGTCGGCACCAGCGGGCCCCAATCGGTGTTGACAGTCCTCATCATCGGGCTGGCTTGCATGACGTCCTGTACGCGTGCGGCAACCTCCCGCAGTTTCATCGAATCAGGCCCCATCACCCGGTAGGCCACCGGGAACGGTGAATACGGACCGAACACAATCTGGGTCGCCCTGACACGGGCCTCTGGGGCGAGCCCTGCGGCAACCGCTTCGCGAAGACGGAACTTGAGGGTTTCCCGAGCTTCCTGGCTGTCCGTCAACACGACGATCTTGGCGAACGACGGATCAGGGAGTTCTGGCGCAATCGCCAGGAAGAAACGCGGCGCGCCCTGTCCGATATAGGCCGTGACGATTTTCGCTTCCGCCTGTTTTTGCAGCCAGGCTTCGACCTTGGCCGTGGCGGCGCTGGTCTGCTCGATGGAGGTTCCATAGGGCATTTGCACCTCGATCATCACCTCGGGGCGATCCGAAGTCGGAAAGAACTGCTTCTTGACCAGGCCCATGCCCAGGACTGCCACGACAAACAGCGTGATCACCGTGCCGGCCACCAGCCATTTGTGGCCGATCACCCGCGTCAGAACCTGGCGGAAGCGATTGTAGTGGCGGGTGTTGTAAATGGCGGCATGTCCGCCCTCGACCGGTTTTATGTCCGGCAACATTTTCACCCCCAGGTAAGGGGTAAAGGCCACCGCGACCACCCAGGAGGCGATCAGCGCGATGCCCACGATCCAGAACATGTTGCTGGTGTATTCGCCGGCGCTCGATTGCGCAAAGCCGTTGGGCATGAAGCCAATCGCCGTCACCAACGTGCCGGACAGCATCGGTGCGGCCGTGTGGCTCCAGGCATAGGCGGAGGCTTTGATCCGGTCGTAGCCCTCCTCCATTTTCACCACCATCATTTCGATCGCGATGATCGCATCGTCCACCAGCAACCCGAGCGCCAGGATCAGCGAACCCAGGGTGATCCGGTCGAAGTTCTTTCCGGTAGCCGCCATCACTACAAACACGATGGCCAGTGTCAACGGTACAGCCGCTGCGACCACAACGCCTACACGCCAGCCCATGCTGAGGAAGCACACCAGCATTACAACCAGCAGCGCGACAAAAAACTTGACCATGAACTCGCCGACGGCCGAATCAATGTTCACCGCTTGATCGGTGACCTTGCTCAGCGTCATGCCCAGCGGCATGCCTTCATTGATCTTGGTCGTCTCGGCGTCCAGTGCCTTGCCCAAGTCCAGGCCGTTCCAGCCTTCGCGCATGATAACCCCCAGCAACAAGACCTCTTCGCCGTTATTGCGCACCAGAAAGGTCGCCGGGTCTTCGTAGCCTCGCTCAACCGTCGCCACGTCCGAGAGCTTCAACGTACGCCCCTGGATCGCCAGCGGCGTGTCACGAATTTTTTCCAATTTATCGAAAGCGCCATCCACCCGCAGGAAAACCTGCGGCCCGTTGGTTTCGATAGAGCCGGCGGGTGTGAGCACGTTCTGGCTGTTCAGCGCCGCGAAGATGTCTTGGGGAGAAACGCCCAAGGTGGCCAGTCGGTCATGGGAGAAGGACACAAAAATGCGCTCGGCCTGCTCACCGATGATGTTGACCTTCTTCACACCCGCCACGTGCAACAGGCGCTGGCGCAAGGACTCGGCATCGCGCACCAGCAAGCGCTGCGGCTCGCCCTTGGCTTTCAGGGCGAACAGCGCAAACGTCACGTCCGAATATTCATCGTTGACCAACGGCCCGATCACCCCCGCCGGTAGCTTGGTGCCTTCGTCGTCAATCTTTTTGCGCGCCTGATAAAACTCTTCCTGCACCTGCGAGGGCGGCGTGCGGTCCAACAACGACACCACGGTGAAAGCAAGACCGGGTCGCGTATAGGTTTCCGAGCGGTCATACCATTTCAATTCTTGCAGGCGTTTTTCCAATGGCTCGGCGACCTGGTCCTGCATCTCCTGGGCTGTCGCGCCCGGCCAAGCGGTGATGACGGTCAACTGCTTGACTGTAAACGGGGGATCCTCTGCGCGCCCCAGCTTGAAGAATGCCAGGGTCCCCGCAACGGCGATCAGGAAGATCAGAAACACCGTGATGGAGCGCTCGCGCACGGCAATGGCCGATAGATTGAAGCTCATTGGCGGCCCCCGGCAACCTTCACATCATCGTGTTGGATCAGCCTCACCGCCTCGCCATCGCGCAGCAGATGCGCGCCCAGTCCGACGATACGCTCGCCCACCTTGAGATCGCCTGAGACGCGCGCGGCGTCGTCGCTCAAACCCAGGACCTGGACAGGTCGCCAAGTGACTTTTGCCGGTTCGCCGTCGATGACCCACACGCCGGTGCCGTTGCCCGGGTCGAACAAGGCCGCAATCGGTACTTGCAACACCGGCCCTTGGGCGGCACCTTGGGCAATGCGCAGCGTGACGGTGGAGCCCAGCGGCGCATTGGCCAGCGCCCCTTCCAGTACATAGCGCGCCTCAAAGGTGCGTGTCACGCGGTCGGCGGAATCCGAAAGCAGCCTGAGCTTCGCCGTGACAGCGCCAGTGGTGTTGCCATAAAGCGTCGCCTGCGCGCTGGATCCAGGGGCTGGTCGCAGGGTCTCGGGCAGTTGCACAACGGCTTCGCGCTGCCCGGCTCGTGCCAGTCGGACCACGGGTTGTCCAGGGCTGACGACTTGCCCGGGCTCGGCGAGCGTCTCCATCACAACACCATCGGCATCCGCGAGCAACACGGCATAGCCGGACGCATTACGGGCCACGTCAGCCTGCGCTTCGGCGGCGCTGAGTTGTGCCTTGGCGGTATCGGCCGCGGCTTTGATCTGGTCGTAGCCCGACGCGGAAATAGCCCCGGCGGCTACCAGCTCGCGGTACCGCGCCTCGTCATCCGCGGTCTGCTTGGCCCGAGCCCGGGCGGCCGTGACCGCCTCTTGCTGCGCTCGCGCCTGCAACCCCAGGTCGACCGGGTCCAAGCGCATGAGCGCCTGCCCTTTTTTAACGCTTTGGCCCGCATCCACAAGACGCTCCAACACCTTGCCCGACACACGAAAGCCCAAGTCGCTCTGTACGCGAGCAGCCACGACACCGCTGAATGAACGTGAGCTGTCGAACGAGCCCCGCACTTCAGAGACCCTTACCAGCGGGGCAAGCATGCGCGGATCTTCAGCGGTGGATGAGTCACCACACCCCGTGAGGACGAGGGGCAACAAGCAAGCGGCAATGGATGTGGGTCGAAGCCAGCGCATAGGTTCCCTTACTTGAGCAAATAGGACAGGAACCATATTCTCATTCTCGTGACCAATACTGTCAATGGTCACATATCACTTCAAATTCAGTCTTCCCTCATATCCCCCAAGCTTCGGATTAGGCCCGGCGTCCGCCCGCGAGAATGTCAATTGACAGCAAGTGACCATAATATAATATAGTCACAAATCAACTGCCCACCAGGAATCCCAATGACGCATCTGCGCCCCCTCGCTCTGTTGGTGAGCGCCAGCTTGATGGCAGGCTGCGCGGTCGGTCCGGCCTACCAGCGCCCGGACGCTGCGATGTCGAAGCGTTTCCTGGGCCAGTCGTCTATCGAACAGAGGTCCGGTGCGACGCAAACCAGCCTTATCACCTGGTGGGACGGCTTTGGTGATCCGGTGTTGACCGACTTCGTCGCCAAGGCACTCGAACAGAACCTGGACCTGGCCCAGGCTTCGGCGCGGGTCGCACAAGCACGTGCGGGGTTGGGTGCGGCAAATGCCGCCCTGCTGCCCTCGGGAAACCTCAGCGGCCAGGCTGCACGCGCCTATCAGTCGGTGGAAACCCCGATCGGCCAAGTGCTGAACTCGACGCCTGGCTTTGATCGGTCGGGAAGCTCCTATGAGGTCAATCTCGCCGGCAGCTGGGAAGCGGACCTTTTTGGCGGCCTGCGCCGTGGGCGCGAGGCGGCAATGGCGCAGTACCAGGCGTCTGAAGCGGGTGCCGTCGCCACACGACTGGCCGTTGCGGCGCAGACCGCTGATATCTATATCACGCTGCGCGGCTTGCAGGCCCGACTGGACATTGCCAACCGACAAGCCAAAACACAGCGGGATCTGCTGGAAAAAGTCCAGTTGCTCTACAGCAAGGGCCTCGCCGCCAATTATCAGGTTCACCAGACCGAGGGCGCGTTGTCCCAGGTCCAGGCGACCGTGCCGGTGCTGCAAACCGGCCTGGACGCTGCAATGAATGCGCTGGATGTCATGCTCGGCACGCCACCCGGCACGCATCGCGCGCAACTGGAACAAGCCGGGGATGTGCCCCTGGCGCCCCAGATAACCGCCATGGGCACGCCGGCCGACTTGTTGCGCCGCCGGCCGGATCTGATTGTGGCCGAGCGCCGCCTCGCTGCCGCCAACGCGCGCATCGGTGAGGCTGTCGCTGAGTACTACCCGAAGTTTTCCCTCAGCGCGTTGCTCGGCAGCGCGACGGCCATATCCGCCGGCAATTTGTTCACCGGTGACGCCAGCCAGGCGTCGGGCGCATTGGGCCTGCGCTGGAGGCTCTTCGACTTTGGCCGCATCAACGCCCAGATCGATCAAGCCAAGGGCCAGGAAGCCGAAGCCCTGGCCGCTTATCGCCAGTCCGTGTTGCGCGCTACCGAGGACGTCGAGAACGCATTCTCCGCGCTGGTGAATCGAGAAATCCAGGCCGCCACCCTCACCCAGGGCGAAGCATCGCTGACCCAGGCTCGGCATTCGTCGTTCATTGCCTATCAGAAAGGTACAGCCAGCCTGATCGATGTCCTGAATGCCGACCAGACGCTGCTGCAGGCCTCCGATGCCCGGGCGCAAGCCCGAACGGAGTCTGCGCGGGCGGCGGTTGCGGCATTCAGGGCCCTCGGGGGTGGCTGGCAAGCGCCAGAAACCCAGCCGGTGGCTAACCGCTGAGTTGATCAGCCCCCGCAGCTCTTCGCCCACCCCCTCCTCTATTGAACAACCTGAGATCAGCGATATGAAACCGAACGAACATGCCTGGGTGCTCATCACCGGCGCCTCAAGCGGATTTGGCGAGGAATTTGCCCGACAATACGCCGCGCAGGGGAAATCACTTGTCCTGGTGGCACGCAGGCTGGATAAGCTCGAAGCGTTATCCGCACAGTTGCGCCAACGTTTTGCCATTGAGGTCATCGTCGAGCAAGTAGACCTGTCGTCTATCCCCGCGGTCATCGAACTGCATAAGCGGCTGAGCGAGCGCCAAATCGTGATCGATGTGCTCATCAACAATGCGGGACATGGATTGCAGGGGCCTTTTCTGGATCAGCCCCTGGACCGCTCCCTGGCCATGATCGATCTGGATATCGCCAGTCTGACGGCTCTGACTCAGCTCTTCGCGACAGACATGCGAGCGCGTAAGCGTGGGCAAATCCTGATGGTCGCCAGCCTGCTGTCTTTTCAAGGCGTGAAAAATTTTGCCGTTTACTCTGCCGCCAAAGCGTACGTACTGCGTTTCTCTGAAGCGTTGCATCGTGAACTCAAACGCGACGGCGTCATCGTGACGGCACTTTGTCCGGGAA is a window from the Pseudomonas brassicacearum genome containing:
- a CDS encoding HlyD family type I secretion periplasmic adaptor subunit — encoded protein: MQNTQSSSADTSALPIDDAPIRRIGYLMLLVTFGLFGGWATLAPLDSAALAPGVVTVKSYRKTVQHLEGGIVRELRVHDGDQVKAGDVLLVLDNTQARSEMEAMRSQLIAALELQARLVAERDSLPEPVPESTLDSADPRVREARDSEARIFQTRRTSLLGEIGLQEKSIGQIEEQIRGLKAVIASKQTLAASYEEEIVDLRALLADGYVDKQRLREQERSLSRLQAEIAESQSEIARARVHIDEAQLKILQLKKTFATEVAGLLGDARSKVYELRERLATLQDRDQRTDILAPESGMVMGMTLHTPGGVVSPGTALLDIVPANEELIVEAQVSPMDIDRIALGKLAHIRFSAFKSSTTPVIEGQLVQISADRLTNKDTGTAYYLARVALTDKGRQALGNLTLVPGMPVEVLINTGERTLLQYLMQPASNAFARSMIED
- a CDS encoding type I secretion system permease/ATPase translates to MSSHPRTELQSALAACKGSFLCVGFFSFFVNLLMLVPSFYMLQVYDRAVASASLSTLLMLTLIMLLLMLTMGGLEWVRSRMMVRISTRLDTLLGQRLFDASFKQALNSCGMNATAQPLSDLNGLRQFLTGNGLFAFFDTPWIPIYLAVMFVFHPWFGWMGVLSAVLLGTLAFVNEKLTQAPLQAANREQMAATAFTNKSLRNAEVVESMGMLASLRQRWSGQTHKVLTLQSLASDRATSISAVSRTFRQIVQSLVLGLGAYLTINHEISPGLMIAGSILLGRALAPIDQLIGVWKGFLGARSQYARLHELLVKIAAEPERMSLPAPEGAIRVEGLSVGAPDSRKPIIRGVSFQLLAGETVGIIGSSGAGKSTLARALLGIWPSLAGTVRLDGADISQWRRDELGQYIGYLPQDIELFEGTISQNISRFGPVNAPAVVAAARMAGVHELVLQLPDGYDTVIGANGGGLSGGQRQRIGLARALYGEPRLVVLDEPNSNLDDAGEKMLAEALQKLRQSRATVFVITHRSGVLAQVDKLLVLNHGELSLFGPRDKVLARLQGAAPAVQPATAIQR
- the fabF gene encoding beta-ketoacyl-ACP synthase II; translated protein: MSTPEGQKRIVVTGVGIVGPLGCGVEEVWQRLLAGRSGIRILPADVTEGTGVAVGGQVPSLEEDASAGYDPERVIPVKDRKKMDRFIEFALVAADEALAQADWHPTEAADQERTATIIASGVGGFGAIADAVRTTDTRGPRRLSPFTAPAFLANMAAGHVSIRHGFKGPLGAPVTACAAGVQAIGDAARLIRSGEADIALCGGTEAAIDRVTLGCFAAARALSTGFAERPQEASRPFDRDRDGFVMAEGAGVLVIESLEHALARGAKPLAELVGYGTSADAYHLTAGPEDGNGARRAMEQALRQAAVSPADVQHINAHATSTQVGDSGELAAIRAVFGTGSGVAITSTKSATGHLLGAAGGIEAVFTVLALRDQVVPPTLNLVHPDEAADGLDLVALNARKMPITHALSNGFGFGGVNASVLFRRWAP
- a CDS encoding efflux RND transporter permease subunit, which gives rise to MSFNLSAIAVRERSITVFLIFLIAVAGTLAFFKLGRAEDPPFTVKQLTVITAWPGATAQEMQDQVAEPLEKRLQELKWYDRSETYTRPGLAFTVVSLLDRTPPSQVQEEFYQARKKIDDEGTKLPAGVIGPLVNDEYSDVTFALFALKAKGEPQRLLVRDAESLRQRLLHVAGVKKVNIIGEQAERIFVSFSHDRLATLGVSPQDIFAALNSQNVLTPAGSIETNGPQVFLRVDGAFDKLEKIRDTPLAIQGRTLKLSDVATVERGYEDPATFLVRNNGEEVLLLGVIMREGWNGLDLGKALDAETTKINEGMPLGMTLSKVTDQAVNIDSAVGEFMVKFFVALLVVMLVCFLSMGWRVGVVVAAAVPLTLAIVFVVMAATGKNFDRITLGSLILALGLLVDDAIIAIEMMVVKMEEGYDRIKASAYAWSHTAAPMLSGTLVTAIGFMPNGFAQSSAGEYTSNMFWIVGIALIASWVVAVAFTPYLGVKMLPDIKPVEGGHAAIYNTRHYNRFRQVLTRVIGHKWLVAGTVITLFVVAVLGMGLVKKQFFPTSDRPEVMIEVQMPYGTSIEQTSAATAKVEAWLQKQAEAKIVTAYIGQGAPRFFLAIAPELPDPSFAKIVVLTDSQEARETLKFRLREAVAAGLAPEARVRATQIVFGPYSPFPVAYRVMGPDSMKLREVAARVQDVMQASPMMRTVNTDWGPLVPTLHFNLDQDRLQAVGLTSSAIAQQLQFLLAGVPITAVREDIRSVQVVGRASGDIRLDPARIEGFTLVGAAGQRIPLSQVGEVDVRMEDPILRRRDRTPTITVRGDIAEGLQPPDVSGAMIKQLQPIIDTLPDGYRIEQAGAIEESGKAGQAILPLLPIMVALTLLIIIVQVRSISAMIMVFFTAPLGLIGVVPMLLIFHQPFGINALVGLIALSGILMRNTLILIGQIHHNAQEGLDPFNAVIEATVQRARPVLLTALAAILAFIPLTHSVFWGTLAYTLIGGTFVGTLMTLVFLPAMYSIWFKIRPGQPTQIETVQLA
- a CDS encoding efflux RND transporter periplasmic adaptor subunit — its product is MRWLRPTSIAACLLPLVLTGCGDSSTAEDPRMLAPLVRVSEVRGSFDSSRSFSGVVAARVQSDLGFRVSGKVLERLVDAGQSVKKGQALMRLDPVDLGLQARAQQEAVTAARARAKQTADDEARYRELVAAGAISASGYDQIKAAADTAKAQLSAAEAQADVARNASGYAVLLADADGVVMETLAEPGQVVSPGQPVVRLARAGQREAVVQLPETLRPAPGSSAQATLYGNTTGAVTAKLRLLSDSADRVTRTFEARYVLEGALANAPLGSTVTLRIAQGAAQGPVLQVPIAALFDPGNGTGVWVIDGEPAKVTWRPVQVLGLSDDAARVSGDLKVGERIVGLGAHLLRDGEAVRLIQHDDVKVAGGRQ
- a CDS encoding efflux transporter outer membrane subunit, producing the protein MTHLRPLALLVSASLMAGCAVGPAYQRPDAAMSKRFLGQSSIEQRSGATQTSLITWWDGFGDPVLTDFVAKALEQNLDLAQASARVAQARAGLGAANAALLPSGNLSGQAARAYQSVETPIGQVLNSTPGFDRSGSSYEVNLAGSWEADLFGGLRRGREAAMAQYQASEAGAVATRLAVAAQTADIYITLRGLQARLDIANRQAKTQRDLLEKVQLLYSKGLAANYQVHQTEGALSQVQATVPVLQTGLDAAMNALDVMLGTPPGTHRAQLEQAGDVPLAPQITAMGTPADLLRRRPDLIVAERRLAAANARIGEAVAEYYPKFSLSALLGSATAISAGNLFTGDASQASGALGLRWRLFDFGRINAQIDQAKGQEAEALAAYRQSVLRATEDVENAFSALVNREIQAATLTQGEASLTQARHSSFIAYQKGTASLIDVLNADQTLLQASDARAQARTESARAAVAAFRALGGGWQAPETQPVANR
- a CDS encoding SDR family NAD(P)-dependent oxidoreductase, with the translated sequence MKPNEHAWVLITGASSGFGEEFARQYAAQGKSLVLVARRLDKLEALSAQLRQRFAIEVIVEQVDLSSIPAVIELHKRLSERQIVIDVLINNAGHGLQGPFLDQPLDRSLAMIDLDIASLTALTQLFATDMRARKRGQILMVASLLSFQGVKNFAVYSAAKAYVLRFSEALHRELKRDGVIVTALCPGMSDTGFAQSASQTITPALKMVMMQPQPVVRAGIQALQAGRISVVPGIGNKAMTVLTWATPRWFHQGLMARIMGA